The genomic region TCATTATAGTTCCTTTGGACGACACCAGCATATCCAGAGCCGGGCCGGAGCGCAAGCCGGGCAGCGTCGTGGTTGTGATGTATTGTCAGATGAACGCTTATGACATATATAGCACCCCAGCAACGCCGCAGCGTGAGCGGTAGACTGCCAATACCTCGCCGGCGGACCCGGCTCAGAAGGAGTAGAAATATGGAACAGGGCACCATCCGCCTGAAGACAGGCCTTGCCGAAATGCTGAAAGGCGGCGTGATTATGGACGTCACCACTCCGGAACAGGCCAAGATTGCCGAAGAAGCCGGGGCTTGCGCTGTGATGGCGCTGGAACGTGTGCCTGCGGACATTCGCGCCGCTGGCGGCGTGGCTCGCATGGCCGATCCCACCATTGTCAAAAAAATTATGGAAGTGGCCACTATTCCGGTGATGGCCAAAGCCCGCATCGGCCATTTTGTGGAAGCCCGCATCCTTGAATCCATGGGCGTGGACTACATTGACGAAAGCGAAGTTCTGACCCCCGCCGACGACAAATATCATATCGACAAGCGCGACTTCACCGTGCCCTTTGTCTGCGGTTGCCGCAATCTGGGCGAAGCCCTGCGCCGCATCGCCGAAGGCGCGGCCATGATCCGCACCAAGGGCGAACCCGGCACCGGCAACGTGGTTGAAGCCGTGCGCCATTGC from Desulfovibrio sp. harbors:
- the pdxS gene encoding pyridoxal 5'-phosphate synthase lyase subunit PdxS — protein: MEQGTIRLKTGLAEMLKGGVIMDVTTPEQAKIAEEAGACAVMALERVPADIRAAGGVARMADPTIVKKIMEVATIPVMAKARIGHFVEARILESMGVDYIDESEVLTPADDKYHIDKRDFTVPFVCGCRNLGEALRRIAEGAAMIRTKGEPGTGNVVEAVRHCRQVMNEVRVLCGLPEAEVANFAKEIGAPLEVCLLVRKEGRLPVVNFAAGGIATPADAALMMHLGCDGVFVGSGIFKSGDPAKRAKAIVQAVTNYKDFAILAEISRDLGEPMVGIEISTIPSGERMQERGW